One Alnus glutinosa chromosome 13, dhAlnGlut1.1, whole genome shotgun sequence genomic window, CCCTAGTTTTCAAATAACAATTACTTTAATAAACAAGCacaatcaatatattttctgcaatttaatttaaaattatatttttagtcTTTGAAATCACAATACCAATTGCCAAACGCACTATAAAAGCAGCAAATTGCATTAGGGCATTAATGTCATGGGCTGGGGTTGGTACTGAATAAACGAAAAACATGTACTCATTCATCTTGAAAACAGTAAAACATAAGGAGAGCAACTCTAAGTTTAGGGGCTTGTTTATATGACAGAATTTTTTAGGGTAAAGTTGAGTTTTTGAAGGCAATGTTGATGTGGGAAGATTTGTAGAAAGTTTTCGAAATAATGTGGTTTTTATGGGAATGAGGAACCGAGGATATGAAGTTGAATTGGTGAAACTAGTGCAACAAAGTAGGTAGAACTGggatttcaaaaataaagtcaCCTATCTTTTAGAACAGAAATGAAGCTCATATACGGGTTGAAGCTGATAGCCAGCTCATTTGTAGTAGGAATGATAATTTGTCTTTGCGTATTAGGTCGGGTTGTGTCGAAGTATgggggtataagactatataagtcaaccacaatccgacccatttaattaaaagaatcGGATCACTCAACCTTAAcctgttaatttcgtgttgagtttgTGTAGGATTCTCGCATCACCTCAAAAATTGACAGCCTTAATTTGTGATGCAAGAACTACCACGTTTTCACGCTGAGAGAGGCCTATCATCTGGTGCCttactaataataaaaactacTGACAATTTAACTAATCTTTTACTAGTGATAAAAATTAGGTAGATATGAATTgcttgttaatgtttttgttttgagaacagAAATTAAGAGTTTTAACATACATAAGCTAGTATCCAACCATTTTCCATACCAATTAATTTAAAGAGTCTCTCAGTTacttttaaaaaagtaaataataatttttttttttaggaaaaaaaaaaggaggaaatgAATGCTTTAAGCAAAGAATTTAAAGCAACCAAGGATATAACTTGATATGTTTTTTACCATTAGAGTTTTATCCAGAATTGAATGCTCCTTGCATAAGGAtgaaaaacagagcaaaagagaaaatttcaaaatctagCTGCATTTCAGTTCATTCTAAATCAAAGAAGATGTTCCTCATCTTGAACTTCAGATTATTTACCACattgatcaaaattttaaaaactccaCCTACAAATGAAAGCGGATATGGTTGTGGATTAGGCTGCAACAGTTAATTTTTGGGGCCTATGGAAACTTTTTAAGGGGAAAATTGTTGAGCTAATGAGATAAGGAAGTTGACTATTTggttttgagtaatgctagacgTACAACCCTTTTACAACTCTCTCATTTCGTTTGGTAAATTTTTTCGAGTGCCTTACGTGACAATGCCAAGTCGCATTGTCTCGTTCGAACAAAAGGGGAGAGTTGTAAAAGGGTTATAggtctagcattactctatgGTTTTGGAAATTGAGATATGGAAAAGGTAGGGTGCCCTTTATTTGAATAAATTGGAAAtcatgaattttgaatttttccacTGGTAGTGGGTGGAATATGGAATTCATGAATaagttttgagaattttgattcaGTCTCCTCATTAGCATATATGTCTTGAATTCAAgattatgaaataaaatcaCTGTAATTTATTGCCATGCTTTTATCTACTGGCTAGCTTCCTGCAAGGAAAAGCCTAGTTATTAAAAATGTGCTAGTGAGGCAAATAGCAATATGTCTATGCTTGCAAACTCCGAGATCACTAGCAATGTATTGTTCGGTCTTGAGGCCATCCAAACTCCTCCAGAAAAGCCAAAACAACTCCATTTGACCAGCCAAAACCAGTCTGCAATGCAACAGATAGACCATTTCTTATGTAACATGAACGTTCATAATAGCAAGCAATCCGTGTCAATCAAACATGAATATTACTATTTTGTAGGCTGTTGTATGATTGTCATACAACTTGATAATGTAATAGTGAAAATCAGTCATTGGATCaacactttataaaaaatttatatattaaggGTTGATTTTCATTGCCACATTATCTCAATTGTATGACAGTCATATAACattctactaaatagcattactcgtcAAACATTCTTTCCAAAAAAGTTTAACGAATACCTGGGGTACGTATTCTCCACCACCTCCAAATTCTCCACACTTGGTCACATCATGTTTTTCATGCATTGTGCCTGTTTTCTTATAGGCAGCATAGTTGGTTCTGATCCACCTCACAGCAATGTCTTCGGCCAATGACCTTGCTTCTTTTGATCCAGATCTAGCTAGACCTTCAACTATCATGTGTTGAAGTGGGGCCCAACCATTTGGAAAGTCCCTATTGTACAAGTTGAATAAGGTCATGGGCTACTAAATTAAAGACAAAAAGGTATTGTAATATGCAAATGTTTCCTCCTCCCCTTTAGACAAACCTCCCCCCCCTTTCGCTCTTTGATTTGCAATGAATCTAAATCTTTTCCCACATAAAGATCCAGCGACGATGAATTAAACCAGTACTAACCATTGTTGTCCTGAGTTTTTCAAAGAAGTTGCAATCCCAAAAGCACCAAGCAGGCCAGAACTTTGGAAGCCTCTCAAGACTTTCTCCACCAGAGAAGGATCTTCATCTATGTAAACCACACAAGCATTCTTAGTATTCATCAATGTGCAACAAAAAATGGTACAAGTAAATGTCGCAAAAGTAATGTGCATTCAAAGTTTGAAATGAAGCaatatatttcatttatttatatcCAGGAAATACACTCGATGAACACTTCATAATAATTCTCAGCAAGGGGATAAAATTATTCTTTCATGGTGCCCtgtgttaaatcactacttatttcaaaagcttaagtctATAGGTtgggtaaatttaattatttaattaatactttaacactccccctcacgtgtgggttcaaactctcTTTTTAATAGATAGGGTCCAACATATGGAATATTTGATTGAAATGGGAGATGAATGACTGAGATAAGAGTCGAACTCAAGATctctgctctaataccatattaaattatcacttattccaaaaacttaagcttatcGGAAGggataatttaattattttattaatactttaacacttcccCTCACTTTGGGCTCAAACCTTGTCTATCTCAGCAGTTCAAACCAACATAACCTCATTCCCAGGAAGTATTATTTCTACAGGAATTGTGGAAAGAGTGCACCTGCTTCCTGTCATTGATTGCAGTTACATCTGTACCCTTACTTGGGGATCAATGCTAGTAACCTATTAAACAAGTCAACACAAAATGGGATAGGCTCTGGAATTTCTAACAAAAAACAATGTTGTCCTTCACATTATCATCTGTCAGTTATGTATATGGTTCAGAAAAACCAAGCTCATGAACAGCTCCAGCTATGCACATTCACTAGCCTAAGCAATCTGACCTGAGTTAAAAGTTCTAATTTTAGCTATCAGAGGAGCAAGAGACAACTCAGTTGTGACTAAAATATGGTGAACCAAAGAGGTCTGTGCCATTCAGCTAATAACAGAACAATCCATGCTTATAAATTCACATACCAATATTAACTTAGAGCAAAATACATTGTCCACATCCATGGTTTGTTCAAGTCACTGATTGAGGCCACAGAAGTAAGAGGTCAGAACTATGACTTGAAATCTAAATGATTTGTAAAGCGCTTATGTTTGGTTGGACTCTATCTCACTTTCAAATAAAACCTTCTTCAACTTATCAAGAGTTCTAGACTTATCAATGGGCTCATATTTATTTAGACCAAGATACGAACAAACTTAGCTCCAAAAAGAAGATTCAGTTTATCAACATGAGCCCCATTTGGACTGGGACAGCTGAGCTTGTATGGAGCTCAAGCTTGCATCATAAAGTTCAACCAGGTCCCCAACCCAAGCCTGATTAGCCATGCTTGAACAGCCAATCATACCATTTAGCACATTTGTAAACCCATTCCTGTTGGGCATTAAGAGTAACAAACCTGAGTAGAATGACTCAACCCACAAAGGAACAAAGTTTGAAGCAAATACATTCTGATTCTGGTTGCAAACTTCCCAAGTTTGAGGTTCCTAAAAGTATCAAAACGAAGAATCAGGAGAAGTGCTGAAGAATTAGTAACTTCAGACACCACAAACTTTTGTATCGAGACTATACCTCACATGTACTATCATTGAACCAGTAATCAAGCCATTGTCCCATCTTTGCATTCcagaaaacaaattttattgcCTTCCGTCTGGCTCGAGAAGCGTTCAAGAAGCTCTCTGCAGTACTATAATCTCCAGCAACTTTTGCCAAGTGGGCAATGTCTAGTTCCATCTGAATCAAGAAGTGCCACAACTCTAGTAATGTTAACAGGTAACTAATTTCAAGGATTCTATTTAAAAGTGTTCTGAGGAATACCTTGAGTATATATGCATTTAAATCAACAGGTAAAACAGATGTCGTAGCCATTGTTGTGAAATCCAAGGGATTCCTGTGAGAAGAAAGCAAACCCTCACTACTTCATTAAACAATTTGTAAATATCCAAAAACCCAAATTTGAGAACCTATAACCATATTTCGAAATTTGGGCAGTGAGACCTAATAGTTCTGATATTTCAATCACATAAGACTTGGAAAGACCATGCTTATAAACACAAATTAGCACACACccataaaccctttttttttaatccattgCTTTCAGAACCTCCCAAATAGACTAACTAATTTGATGTGAGGTGTTACGGGTCTAATGGAGTGCAAAGGGATGAGGACTCTTTCCAGAGTCCTCAGAATAAACAAGCAGCAAGATGTCTTCTAGTTTCATTACATTTATGGTTTCTATTTCTAGCTACTTTCATTAGAATTCTAGTTGTAGGTTCTATTTCCTAGACTTCCAGTAGCATAAACAGAGAGGTAGCTTGTTGTCTCTTTTAGTAGTAATAGTTCACTTAGTAGTAGGAGTTTTATTTGTGCCTCAATTGTTTAATTCTAATAGCTGAAGTCTTGTAAGACTATAAAAGCCTGGGGCTTGAGGAATAAAGCAATCAGAGAAGTTTATTATTCAACTCTAATAGTTGTTTTGGAAGGTTTAGTGTTCTTCGAATTACCCTTAATTATGAATGCTTAGGATTTCTTGAATTATCCTACCAAAATCTATcatttttaatactttttcATCCCACGTTAAGTAGGCACGTAACATGAGGCAACTACTTGAAGACTATCCCACTCTACAATAGCTTAtacaatatattaaaatagagaaaattccCCCTATTGGAAGGTCATTAGGATACCCAGAATATTAAATTTTTGGCTGTAAACTAAATTGTAATTGGCCTGAATTTCAAATGTTTGGAAGTTGCGAATTTTGCAACAAACAAATTTCATATACTTCTTCAAATTATGGACAGCACAACAATGTAAGATTTAGTATTCACATTAGTAATAAAACACTCAAGTTCCACACCAAGGCGCCATGCTAACAAAATTCCTCCTTTAGTACCAACAGGGGGAACATgggccataaaaaaaaaaaaaaaccaagattgTTCATAATTATACAAGCAGCAGCATGAGTAGCTTTAGTTTCTGATAAATATTTCTGATAAATATATAACATCATGAGAATACTTCTTAACTTTAACTCTTAGACTTCGGATTGCAGAGGCACGAGTCAACCCTTTACAATTCCAAGCTAAGAGTTTCATGGATGGGGAGGAAGACCAGCTTGGTCCTCCCCCTTTTCTTCAACTTGCATTAGAATCTGATCATCCAGTTCAGCATCATCATCCTTATCATAAATAGTAGGATTAAAACTTCGAGTTCCACGGAGTCTTCATGTGGGGAACGACCAGTACTAACTGTTGGAAAATTGGCTGCATATTGAGGCACAATTACAGAAGGTGGAATAAATCCAACAGAAACCCCATGAGCCATTTCTTGTCCCAATGAAAGTGGCATCGATGACCCAGTAGGAACTGCATATTTGAGTGAAGTGAGAGATAaagctgctgctgctgctgctagTTCCATTCCATAAAGCCCAGATAAATTGGTAGTGGAATATTTaaggaatttttgttttttcaaagcAGCAATTGGCAAATCCTCAATTTATGGCAAAGCACGCTTCAGTGGGTTGACAAAATAAGGTGTATCCGGTGAAGTAGGAGGAGCTGGTGCGGGTGGTAAAGGAGATGTGAAAGTCGGTGAAGGTGGTGAGGTAATTGGATTGACACTTCGAGTGTAGTAGGGGTGAAAACGGGTCATCTTAACAAGAGACTTGGGTGATTTGTGATAGGTTCGAGTATAAGGATTAAGTGTGGGAGGAGATGTAGATGAAGAAGTTTTAATGGAAGTAGTCTTTGGTGGAAACTGGCTAAGAAATTCTATCGGTTGATGACTGGGGTGAAATGGGTGGACAGCAATTTGGGTTGGGTCATGATCTGTGGTAGATGGGCGCAGATTGAATTgtgaattgaaaaatatttggacCGGGTTATCAGGTGGTAATGCAGTGGGCTGTAAGAAAGGATAAAGTTGTAATGGTTTAGGTGATAACTTTTCTGCATTGGATGGATTTGGTTTAGGATAGGCCCAAGATGATAGGAAATCTGTAAAATGGGCCTGTTGAGAAGAATCAGACTTTTCAGAAATATCCTGAATCTTTGTGATGGTTGAGTCCAAAAGTGAAAGGGGTAGAACCGTAAATATTGGGACAGAACATATCAGATGCAATCAACCTTTTTGGCTTATGTGCATAAACGATAGGCGCCTTACCCTTACTATTGTCTCAAGCTGCCTGGACATTTCTGGAACTCTCATACGTGGCAGGCAGTGGTTTGTTCCCATATGATATTTCAGGATTCTGATGATGCAAGACTGTCTCCTTCACTTGAGTGCTCTCAATACTTGATTCAAATGACAGTTCCTGGGGAGATGACACATGGCATACCATATCCGTCTGATTGAGTCGAGGCACTATTTGCATATGGGATGACTCACCGCCATGCGAGGAACCAGAGGTCACCTCTGTACGAGAGAAAGCCGGACCTTCAGAAGATAGACCAGAATCAGAATCATCCCGTGCAAAAACCAACCTTGGACTTGGCGATGCAGTTGCCTGGAGTGGAAAGTTATATAAAACTTGAGGCACATTCTATGGAGGACCTGGACAGTTGAGACGTTTGTGTACTATTAACCCACAGATAGTACAATAATCACCAAGCCTCTCATAATGAAAACTGATCCACAAAGGCTCCTTGCTTAGACGGGGAAGACGGAAACCAGGATTTAGAGGCAAAGCAGTATTTATATCGACCTTAAACCAAAGGAATTGCCTGCAGATAAGACCTGCAGTATCCAAATTTTCCACTTCCAAAAGCGAGCCTCGACCTTTCCCAATCATAATTGCATTTTTGGGAGTCATATTTTGGCGAGGAAAGTCATAGACTTGCACCCAAAACGAACATTGTGTTAATTTAACTTTAGCAAGAGCAAGACCTAGAGACCATTGTTGAAGCAGGAAAAGAGACCCTCTAATATTCCATGGGCCATGATGAAGAATACGATTAAGTTGATCTGTATAAGAAATGCCCAAAAGAAATTTGTTAGGAGCAAGGGTTTCCACAGCTATTGGAGCTGCGAAATTCCAAGCGATTGCAAGAGTTGCTCTAACTGTTTGAGTAGTCACAGGATTCAACTCCCAACAAGTGCAAAAGCTTCTTGATTTAGAGGGGGGTTTTTCAATAGTTTCCAACACTGGGTGATCAAACCCAAGAGCCTTCGTACCATCGATCAAAGCTTGTAAAGCTTCTTGGGACGACATAACTGAAAACAAgattgaaaaagaagagaaaacgaAGAAACAACAGTAAGACTGCCTAGAATATTCTATCCTGGGGGAAAGAAGAAAAGCtcaagcgagagagagagagagagagagagagagagagagagagagagagagagagagagagagcggacAACAAGTCACAACTTACCGAAGTACTCATTATCGATAAAGTATTCTTATtgtagaaaaagataaaagaaaaggggttgaggttccaatttttttttttaaatgtattagGATGgaaattatccatttttttttattattattatttttattttatagatatccatttttttttttgaattactaattgtattgaattcttttgaatttcaatgtttatctatttcaatgaaaaatattcatttttttattttacaaataataatataataaagcaatatgatttttaataagttttattttatactaAAGCCAATATAATTAACTCTAACACCAAAccaatccatcaaattccacacacacaaaaaaaaaaacgaaggaaaaatatatgtttttaaatcataattttttaaaaccataCTCTCTAACGATACGTacgatttattttaaaagtgcaCTTTTGGCCTCCAAAATTGTAGTATGAAATGCACCGTAAGAAGAACAACCATAATAAAACACTATTAGTATCAATTATCTTTTGAAATAACCTCCTTAAATTTAACCTCAAAGTAGctctaattttaatttaattaactttTAGAATTAGGAATAGTTATTAGCTATAGTtgcattggaattaatttgtcAAAGCAAAGACATTATTTAGCACATTTATTTACAATAGAAAACTTGAGAACCTTTGAACCTGGTTGGTAGCGATCCTAAGCCGGGTGCAACAATGAGCTGAACCAGCTCAGCATTCTCGTACTTTAACTACAACTACCAAAGTTGAATACAATACTTGAGAAGCAGTCAGCCGTTGATTTAGATCCAAAACGCAAACGTAGAAGCTACAAAACGCAATCAGCAACGCATTCCCGTACTTTGACTACAACGGTCAAAGTTCAATACAAAACTTGAGAAGCAGCCAGCCGTTGATTTAGATCCGAAACCCAAACGTAGAAGCTACAAACGTTTACAAAATGCAATCAGCAGCGCATTCTCGTACTTTGACTACAGCTGTCAAAGTTCAATACAAAACTTGAGAAATAGCCAACTGTTGATTTAGATTCAAAACGCAAACGTAGAAGCTACAAAACGCAATCAGCAGCGTATTCTCGTACTTTGACTACAACTGTCAAAGTTCAATACAAAACTTGAGAAGCAGCTAACCATTAATTTATGTCCGAAATGCAAACGTAGAAGCTACAAAACGCAATTAGCTGTGCATTCTCGTACTTTGACTACAGCTGTCAAAGTTCAATACAAAACTTGAGAAGCAGCCAGTCGTTGATTTAGATCCAAAACGCAAACGTAGAAGCTACAAAACGCAATCAGCAGCGCATTCTCGTACTTTGACTACAACTGTCAAAGTTCAATACAAAACTTGAGAAGCAGCCAACCATTAATTTATGTCCAAAACGCAAACGTAGAAGCTACAAAACGCAATCAGCAGCGCATTCTCGTACTTTGACTACAATTGTCAAAGTTCAATACAAAACTTGAGAAGTAGCTAGCCGTTGATTTAGATCCAAAACGCAAATGTAGAAGCTACAAAACTCAATCAGCAGTGCATTCTCGTATTTTGACTACAGCTGTCAAAGTTCAATACAAAACTTGAGAAGCAGCCAACCGTTGATTTAAATCCAAAACGCAAACGTAGAAGCTACAAAACGCAATCAGCAGCGCATTCTCGTACTTTGACTACAGTTGTTAAAGTTCAATACACAACTTGAAAAGTAGCCAGCCGTTGATTTAGATCCAAAACGCAAACGTAGAAGCTACAAAACGTAATTAGCTACGCATTCTCGTACTTTGACTACAGCTGTCAAAGTTCAATACAAAACTTGAGAAGCAGCCAGCCGTTGATTTAGATCCAAAATGCAAACGTAGAAGCTACAAAACGCAATTAGCATCGCATTCTCGTACTTTGACTACAGCTATCAAAGTTCAATACAAAACTTGAGAAGCAGCCAACCGTTGATTTAGATCCAAAACGCAAACGTAGAAGCTACAAAATGTTTATAAAATGCAATCAGCAGCCAGCCGTTGTATTGATGTTTCTTACGTACATGTGATTGCAGCGATGCCTCTAGTTATCCTGGGGGCTCCATATTGTTtcagaatttgaattttgagatCGATTTAGACAGTCGCGTATTGTTCCCCCATTGAATGCCCGTGCTTTTACTCTTGTACCTCATCCATATATGCATTTTTATGTTTATACTAAATGGTATTATATTTTTGGTGGAAGATGGAAATTCATCATGATGGTTCTTTATTAGTCTGTTATAGTTTTGGACACCTCATGTTTTGGCAAAAAGTTCATTTGAGGATATGATTATTATCTTGATAAATTGGTGCCTTGAGTATAGTGATAAGAACAGC contains:
- the LOC133854489 gene encoding probable trehalase, which codes for MATTSVLPVDLNAYILKMELDIAHLAKVAGDYSTAESFLNASRARRKAIKFVFWNAKMGQWLDYWFNDSTCEEPQTWEVCNQNQNVFASNFVPLWVESFYSDEDPSLVEKVLRGFQSSGLLGAFGIATSLKNSGQQWDFPNGWAPLQHMIVEGLARSGSKEARSLAEDIAVRWIRTNYAAYKKTGTMHEKHDVTKCGEFGGGGEYVPQTGFGWSNGVVLAFLEEFGWPQDRTIHC